TCTCCCCGTGGGAGCGGCGCGTCGACGGGGATGGGGGTGAGGGCCACCGCAATCTCCCTCCCCCCTCTGGGGGGAGGGCTAGGGAGGGGGGTGCCGCTGGTCCCCTCTCCCTCTCAGGGAGAGGCGCGCCTACGGGTTAGGGTGAGGGTCGAGGCGGGGAACGTGAAACCGGCGGGGATAGGAACCGAGCGAAGCGAGCTATGCCCCTGGCAAACCGAGCGAAGCGAGCTACGCCTCCGGCGAATCCCCGCCCTACGTCGGCGAAAGGCCAGGGTGAGGGCCACCGCAATCTCCCTCCCCCCTCTGGGGGGAGGGCGGGGGAGAGGGGCGAAAGCGGCGGGGATTAAAATCCCCGCCCTACATTCTGGCAGACGGCGGTGGATGACCAAACGGGCGGGGATGGAATCCCCGCCCTACGTCATATCGCCTTCGGGGGACGACTTGTACTCCTGATTCAGCGCCAGGAGGGACTCGTCCAGCTCGCCCGCCGGGAACCGGGCTCCGGACACCCCCTCCAACAGCTCCGCCCCCTGTCGCTCGAAGGGCAGGCTCACCAACTGGGGCGACCGGCGCCCGCAGAGCCCGGTCAACGCCAAGCCCGGCGAGCGGTCCCCCAGGTGCTCCGAGGCGAAGCGAAGCCCCCGCTCGGCCGCGTCTGAGGCGTGTACCGCCCCCGCCGAATAGGCCCCCGCGGAGAGCTCGTAGGCGGGCTGGGTGTCGGTGAGCGTCGCCGCCAGGCTGAAGGCCGTCTGGGCGTGCGCGGTGCGGAAGGCCGGGTAGTAAGCGAAGACGCGATGCCGGGAGAGGTCGAACCGCTCCTCATCGCGTATGCGCCGGCGGACGTTTCCCGGAATATGGGTGGTCTCCCCGAGGGTGAATGCCTGGGCGGGAGAGGTCAGCTCGAAGCGCCAGAACGGCAGCAGAACGACCTTGCCGGCGCCCTCCCCCGAGGGGCCCCCGGGACGGGAGCGCAGCCACCACCCCCGGTAGACCTGGTTCGCCGAAAGCCGGCCGACCCTACCGCCCGAAATCTCGAAACCCATCTCGCACCGCGCGCAGGCGAAGGCCCGGTCGCCGGGCAGCGCCGTGATGTCCCCCCCGCACGCGGGGCAGGTGAGCTTCTTCGTCTGCCACTTTCCGGTGAACATGGTCCTCACGGCTCCGGGGTGCGTGTGTAATATAGCCCCGATTCGCGCCGACGGCAAGCCCCCGGGGGCGACGGGGGCGTTTTAAAGACGGCTACCGCCGAAGGCCGACGAAATACGAAATGCCGCGGTTCCAGGTCCGCTCGGCCGCGGCGTCGAAGTAGCACGCCGGCAGTTCCATCCGCTCCCGGTGGTAGTGCAGGCACTCGCAGCAGCGGCCGTGCTTGTCGCAGGAGTAGGTGCAGTTGCAGTGTTTGAGGTTGGTCTCGCGGTGGTCGCAGTCCATGGCGCCTCCCCGTCCCGGGCGGTTCCGCGACCCATCTTAGCCGCGCCCGCCGGTCACGTCAAGGAAGGGGAGTTGAAAAACTCCCCGGAACTTGCTAGAATATGTCAACTGACACGAGGGAGTCGTCATGAGAACAATCCTTCCGCTAATGACCGCGCTTCTCCTCCTCCCCGCCCTGGCCGCCACCGGTAGCGAGTGGCGCATCCAGGACGCCGAGTTCCAGACCATCGGCTTCATAGACGAGGACAACCAGGTTCTGGACACCGACTACGAGATTATCGGCTACATCGATAGCGACCGGGTCAAGGACAAGGATTACAAAATCCTGGCCCGATTGGAAGAGGG
The sequence above is drawn from the bacterium genome and encodes:
- a CDS encoding DUF6485 family protein; translated protein: MDCDHRETNLKHCNCTYSCDKHGRCCECLHYHRERMELPACYFDAAAERTWNRGISYFVGLRR